The Electrophorus electricus isolate fEleEle1 chromosome 4, fEleEle1.pri, whole genome shotgun sequence region gtgttttagttattattttatatttattatacttttaattatttttatcattttatccCTGTTATTGTATTTAAGTCATTTTTGCAACAAGTTTATTTTGATTTGACTGATATTTTTATACTAATACATTTACTCCTATGATTAATTTTTTCAATACTTAAtgattgtttatttctgtattatCCTGGCTACATGGTAACTCAAGCCTAAATAAAGGCTGACGGACTGAAGACCTTGTAGTTCTTGATGACACATTTAAGAAGGATTTAAGGACTTGTCTGTTTCATTTACCTTTCCTGAATATAAGTCATTGTTATACTGGATTTGAGGTGTTGTGGAAACGCAAAGATTCCATACACAAAAGTAACAgaaactattttttcttcttctaagGGTTAGTTAAAGCAGCACTACTGCATAGTGGAATTTATAAAATACATCATCTATTTTACACTGAAAGGAAAACCTACAATATGTAAATCATATCATGCTTTTCTCTAAGTTATATGAGTGATGtaaaaatattctaattttATGCAACAGTGCCATGACTGAAAGCTGTCCATCCATATGCTTGTTTTAATTAGTTAAAGTAACCTTTAATATATTACTATGTTTACCACATATTCTACACACTAaaatcacagttttgttttacctcacataaaaaaaaaatctagtcaAATGTGTGGCATCACAATGTATATAGACCTCATTCaacaaaattataaaatgatcAGCAAAATGGCACCTAAACAAGAATATTATAGGTAAACATAAAGGGTCACAGAGGACCAATCTTTTCATCTAGGGTCTTCAAACCTGGGGTATGCCATCTCCCTAATGCCAAGTGTGTGGACTGGTCCGCCAGCCTGGAATGTTACTTTGACCTTTACAACTTAAATACACTTGGCCTATTTGACCAAAATCAAAGGGTCATAGAAAGCCAACCATGCAAAGTAGACCATGCAACTCAGTGTATGTCATCTCTCAATGGCCTAGTTTATGCCTGCCAAGTGTGGGGCCCCTAGGTTGAATGGCCAGCACTCAAGGCTAATTAAACTGAGTCCTGCCTATATAGGCAAATTTAAAGGGTTGTTGTACACATAACCGTTAACCTAGGTTAGCGAACTCCATCTACTTAAGGTCTAGTTTATGCGTGTACAGTTAGAAACCCGTAGGCTGCATAGCtggtctgctctgtgtgtgtgtgtgtgtgtgtgtgtgtgtgtgtgtgtgtgtgagagagagagatagagagagagagagagagagagagagagagagagagagagagagagagagagagaaagagagcaagcaagTACATAAGTATTTCTGTATGGAAAAGCAGGCAGAACAGAAGAGGGAGGGTAAAGCATGTTGTAGgaaaataaaacccaaatgCACTGCAATTtatgttcaaataaatatatgataaaCATTAATAGTGTCACACTAGCCATAACAACAGGCAAACACaaatcaacagaaaaaaaatgtactcaCCGTCTCTTACTATAGACCATAGTGGTGTGGTGCAGTTCAAAGCATGAAATGAGACACAGGATAGGATTGTCTTGGTAGGTCctgcagaaaaaaagtgtgCTTCCTCTTGTTCCTCCAAATGTTTGACCTCTTGCTAGAAGAACAGACTTACAGTCTGGCATTGATGCAGAATCCTAGCCAAGGAAAAGTAGTTCCATATTTAGTTATATCTTCACTTGCATCAGCGCATTTCCCGCTCTGTAGAAGCCCTTCTACCACTGATTTTTTGAAGTCAGCTGCATCCAGTAAGATGTCACACTCATGAAAAATAATATAGGTTTTTATCAAAGCCACTTATAAGGCCACTAAGGTGCTAATATTCATAGGATTTTCACAATAGGTCTGTCCTGTCCACTCCATGCATGTACACGTTATACTCTTCCACAGACAAAAGTTGTGGAACCTCTAAATTACATGCTTTTTACTGCCATGGAGGTGTCATGTTCAGTGGACAAAACCATCACAAATCCTGTGAAATCCTCAGATTACTAATCTGTGGAGGCATTCTTTGGGTTAACATGAACCATCCcataaaccctttttttttttctctctctctctcttcatgacATATGTAACTCAAGACAAGTAAAACGTATCGATATAAGGATGTCCCTTTCCAGAGGCCAGCACTGCTGAGAAGTCTCTTTCATGCAGAATGCCCCGTCCCTACACTCCTGTCAAACTGGTAGACTCCAGCAATGTAAAGACCTCACAAACAGATGTAGTCAGTTTTGGCAATGTTGAGAATAAAGTTTTTCATACCAAACATGTGGCACATTGTTGGATTGCACTGCCTAAAAACACTTCTTGGACAGAAGGTCACGGACtcgtttattttaaaattttgccaAGCTACACCCCTCAACTCccaccatcctcctcctcacctaCAAAGCATTTGAAAGTCACTCCTCCTCTGACTGCAGCACAATAGTGAAACTTTACCGTAGAGGATTTGTATTTCCATCTGTATAAATACCACAACTCCCTCCTGTTCAACTAGTTGAAACATCAGATCTGTCACTTTATCTGTACTCTGAATAAGTGGATGGAGCCTGTCTTTGCTCTCTTGCATGTGGTAATGGCCATCATAAATTTCTCCAGATCTAATGGGACTGCTTGTAATCGGCAAGGAAAGCCTGCATACCCACAACTGTCAAAAGTTGGTGATATTATAGTTGGAGGAATTTTCCCCTTCCATAGCAGTTGGGAGATCACAGACTTGTCCTATTTGGTTAAACCACCTCCGCTGAAGTGCATGAGGTAAGACGCAAAAGAAGGTATTTTAGACattattttgtataaaatacAGTTCCATGGTTCACAAttatacagcaaaaataaaatgtttaatgtgtttctATTTTAACTTTCCTAACTAGTCTTGACTTCAGAGCCTTCCAGTATTCACAATCATTGATCTTTGCAGTagaggagatcaacaacagTTCCTCTTTACTGCCTGGTGTCTCACTGGGCTACAAAATCTACGACACCTGTGGTTCTACAGCAGTGGGGGTTAGAATGGCCATGGCACTTATGAATGGAAATGACAACACAGTCTTGGATGAGCCCTGCACAAAGCCTGCACAAGTACAAGCCATAATAGGAGACACATACTCATCAGTGTCAAAGGCTGTTGCAACGAGTATTGGATCTTTCAGCATTCCTTTAGTAAGTACTCATACAGTATTATTAATCAGTAGTTTATTACAACCCTATTTTCAAGGATATAAGAAACATGcagctaaaaataattttttaacgGACTTACAATTAGATGTGCTGTTAAGATAGAGGAAAGCTGACAACATATTGACTATGAGATAACTATGTCAATCTGATTTTAGATCAGTCACTATGCCACCTGTGAATGTCTcagtgacaaaaggaaatatcCCTCATTTCTGCGTATTATTCCCAGTGATTACCACCAGAGCAGAGCACTGGCAGAAATGGTCAGGCACTTTGGCTGGACCTGGGTGGGGGCAATAAGAAGAGATGATGACTATGGAAACAGTGGGATGGCTGCATTTACTGAAGTCGCAGAGCAGTTGGGCATATGCTTAGAATATTCCCTTCCATTTTTTAGAACTTACTCACAAAGGAAAGTTCTGAGAATCATTGAACAGATCAAAAGCTCCACTTCTCGAGTGATAGTGGGGTTTCTTGACAACTTAGATTTAGAAATTCTGCTAAGTGTATTTCTTGAGCACAATATAACTGGATATCAGTGGGTAGGAACTGAAGCCTGGATTTTTGATACAGAACTGGCCACAATGGATAAGCACAAGATGCTGCAAGGAGCCATAGGACTGGCTATCCCTAAAACAAAGGTCACAGGTCTGAGGAACTTCATTCTAAATATAAATCCACTAAAAACTGTGGGCAAGGCCATTTTTACTGAATTCTGGGAAGCTCTGTTTAATTGTAGATATACAAAGCATGATGATTCAGATGATTTACCAGTGTGTACAGGTGAAGAGAAACTGTCTAAGATtgaaaacacattcactgaCATGACCCTGATGCCAATTttcaataatgtgtataaaggggTTTATGCTATTGCCCATGCCCTACATGCACTTCTGGGCTGCAAAGAAACATGCTCTACAAAGATGCAGCCTGATCCTCTCACAGTGAGTTAATGCTTTGGCACAAGATTTGGAATGCACATTTAGCACTACTTCAAAATCCCTGCCAAAATGTTGTAATATAAtttgaaatgcagtgttttctttgatttttattattattattattatttttttgcaattttgctttatttcatcAGTTTCTAGAACACCTCAAAAGAGCTCATTTCAAAACTAAAGAGCATGAAGaggtttattttgataaaaatggtgACTCTGCTGCAAGATATGAGATAGTAAACTGGCAAACGATTAAAGAAAAGCAAGtatttgtcactgttgggctTTATGATTCCACTTTTGCTACTCACGAGCGATTATCAGTAAACATGTCGTCTATTGTGTGGGCACAAAATACTAATCAGGTGAGTACAAGAAGTAACACATTCTCAGTAAATGCATTACTTGTGAGCTTGTCTGCTCTTACAATGTGCATTTTAagtatgcaaaaaaaaccaaaaaaacatttgaacacaATTTTTAGTGTCTAGGCTATTAAGTATTTCCCTTGATTATAGGTCCCgatgtctgtgtgcagtgagagctgccCTCCAGggaccaggaaggctgtgcagaaaggaaagcctgtgtgctgctttgactgtataccatgtgctgaaggagagatcagtaataCAACAGGTACATAAATCCCCAGAAAATGGTAACAAATATAACATACTTTTAGTATTGCTTTTGTTGCTGTCACTGTTGTTACAgttaattgttgttgttgcaataATTATACCGTGTATGCTCAGATGTTCtgagttttttatttgtttttaaggaCAGATTGAGATTTTAAAGGACAGATTGAGCTTTTTAAAACTCTCACAACTTTTGCTGCATATCTAACTTctcttttttggtgtttttctaTACCTTCATGGCAGATTCTattaaatgtgaacaatgtTATCAAGACTACTGGACAAACGCACAGAGGGATGAAtgtataaagaaagaaattgaaTATCTGTCCTATGAGGAAACTATGGGATGTTTACTAACAACCTTTTCAATTACAGGTGCATTTATGACAATAGTAATAGGAGTCATATTCTTTAGATATAAAAATACTCCAATAGTCaaagccaacaactcagagctgagcttcctgctgctcttctcgctgactctgtgtttcctctgttcacttactttcattggtcggccctctgagtggtcctgtatgctgcgtcacacagcgTTCGGAATCACCtttgtcctctgcatctcctgtgttctggggaaaacaatagtggtgttaatggccttcagggctacacttccaggcagtaatgtcatgaaatggtttgggcctccacagcagagactcagtgttcttgctttcactctcatACAGGTTATTATCTGTATACTTTGGCTAATAATTTCCCCCccatttccattaaaaaatctaaagcGCTACAAGGATAAGATTATTCTAGAATGCCATTTAGGCTCATCTATAGGTTTttgggctgtgctgggttatATAGGACTCCTGGCTCTTTTATGCTTTGTACTGGCTTTTCTAGCGCGGAAGTtacctgataactttaatgaagccaaattcatgacattcagcatgctcatattctgtgcagtttggatcacctttattccagcttacatcagctctcctggaaaactcactgtagctgtggagatatttgccattttagcCTCAAGCTTTGGCTTGCTATTCTGTATCTTTTttccaaagtgttacataatTATTCTAAAACCAGAAAAGAATCATAAAAAGTTAATTATGGGTAAAATGCCAGTTAAGTAacgtaataataatattaagtaCAGACAGGAGAAACATTAATCTGGTTCATATTTTAGAAGACATCATCTTTCTTCATAAGGATTTTATGATACTGGTGATtttgatattaatatttgatttttattctgtaggctttctttgaaaatgttatataattacacatatatattaaagGAAAATCTAGGTCAATACCAAATAAAAGGATTATGTTGATACTACATAGCAAAGTGGCTCTGGGGTGGATGAACAGCAAATGTTCTGAAGAAATGACATAAAAGACAACTTAGAgtaataaacactgtaaaacatgatAGGTGTATGATATTTTGAAGTTATTTTTATAAATCAGTGTATAATGTAATTACTACACCTTGAAGGGTACATTTATTACTCCGAGCCAGAAAAAAGCATTTACTTCATAAAATAAGTTGGCTCTTTGGGCTCCAATCTGTGGTCATGTTAATGCCACTGTTACTAGTCAGTTAAGGACCATAGAGCAGGTTATAGGAAGGAAGAATTTAAAGCAGAAGTAAGGTAAGGACAACCATGAATCCAGATACCCTGCAACTTCTTATGAGGAGCTTGTGAGGATTGAAACTTTTCTTTTGAAGTGGTTcattatggatttttttttgttttaattcaaaaGGAACTAATATATGTCCAGCAGCTGGCAGTTGACTTCTAAGACAAAGATTTCCAAATACCAATCTGGACCAGTTTGGATAAGCATTTTTCAATACAtgaatattttgtaaaatcGTGACAAAATAACTGAGCTCAATTTGGTCCTAGATAGGTAAAAGGGGATTATCCAAACAAATTTAGTCCAGATTGAAAAACTGGCCCCTGTTGTAATATGGCCATTTCTAAACAATCACAGAGATACTGTCAGAATTCAGATCATTACCAACGATTTTTGATATCTGAAACATTCAGTTAGACTAGCAATAAGCAATGAGTGGAGCAGAAAGTAAAGCCATAGGCTTCagcaggttttgttttggttttttttacatcaaaatAAGTGTAACACCAGAATTTCGACAGAAAGGTAACTTTAAACAGTTTAAAGTATGTAGACAGAAAGTTAGGTTCTTGATGAATTTGCAAGTTATACAAATATAGCaaatgtacagtggtgtgaaaaagtgtttgcccccttcatgatattttttgcatgtttgtcactcatgcttcagatcatcaaacaaatttaaatattagacaaagataacacaagtaaacacaaaatgcagtttttaaatgaaggtttttattattaagggaaaaaaaatccaaacctacatggtccTATGAGTCTTTTACATGGCagtgagtcttttacagcacagtggaggaattttggcccaatCATCTTTAAAGAATtattgtaattcagccacattggaggggtTTTgagcatgaaccacctttttaaggtcatgccacagcatctcaatcggattcatgTCAGGGCTTTGACTAAGCCACTTCAAAGTcttaatttagtttttcttaAGTCATTCAggggtggacttgctggtgtgttttggatcattgtcctgctgcagaacctaAGTGCGCTTCatcttgaggtcacgaacagatggccgaacattctccttcaggattttttggtagacagcagaaatcatggttccatttaccacagcaaatCTTCCAgatcctgaagcagcaaaacagccccagaccatcacactaccattggtatgatgttccttttatAAAATGCTatgttacttttacgccagatgtaatgggacatacactttccaaaaagttcaacttttgtctcgtcagtcctcagagtattttcccaaaagtattggggatcatcaagatgttttctggcaaaactgagacgagcttttatgttctttttgctcagcagtggttttcatcttggaactctgccatgcaggccatttttgcccagtctctttcttatggtggactcatgaacactgacctaaactgaggcaagtgaggcctgcagttgtttggatgttgttgtggggtcttttgtgacctcttggatgagtcattgctgcactcttggggtaattttggtcagccagccactcctgggaaggctcaccactgttccatgttttcaccatttgtggataatggctctcactgtggttcgctggagtcccaaagctttagaaatggctatataaccttttccagactgatagatcacatttgttcctgaatttctttggattgcagcatgatgtctagcttttgaggatctttttcgtctacttcactttgtcaggcaagtcctatttaagtgatttattgattgagaataggtgtggcagtaatcaggcctgggtgtggctagagaaatttaactcagctttccaaagatgtgatgaaccacagttaatttatgttttaactgggggggggggggggggtgtcactttttcacaaaaggtcatgtaggtttggattttttttcccttaataataaaaacctttatttaaaaaatgcattttgtgtttacttgtgttattttagtctaatatttaaatttgtttgatgatctgaagcATTTACGtgtgacaaacatacaaaaaaatatcaggaaggtgaaaaacactttttcacaccactgtattgtTACAGGCCAAAATACTGTAATTGGTGTGTCAAGACCTAACTACCGTAAATTATTTCGTAATTACATTGAAACTTAAATAAAAGGTGCATGTAATTACAAATGCTTACCTGAAAGAGAAGGTAAAATAATGTGATAAGGTCATAGgttcacagaaaacacaaatgttgTCATACCGATAAACATATGTAAGTCAATctggataagggcatctgcAAAATGCTGATAATTGTAAATGGTATGTTCCATTATATTTGCTAACATTTGTATAATTCAGAATTTTAACTATTACAacaacatatttttaaacaccTACCTTGCACCTACAATCACTGACCTCTTTAATATGTAtaactttaaattaaaagtgTGCTGTAACAGAGTGAACAATCAATGAGCCAGCCTCAACTGAGGTAATCACTGTTCAGTGCCTCAGTACAGGCCCACTGATGACTGGATATTAGTGGAATGACAGATCATTATTAATAGAGTAGTTTCAATAGCTTTGTAGGTGTATAATAGACGTTGTTGCATTCCCATTGTCACAGCACAGCCCCCTCCTCttagactcctccccatgtccgtgtgtgttgtgtgtgtgtgtgtgtgtgtgtgtgtgtgtgtatgtatgtgtgtatctacatgGCCACACCCCTCCATTGTTAGTCGGTTGtgtgttacacctgtccctcattagagTTATCAACGTCTATATTTAGGTCCGTGTGTATTAGTCAGtccttgtcagtgtttgacctcATTTAGGCTCTTGTTCGCCACATTATTGTGTTCTAGTCCTGTTTATCGCTTATTGCATGTTCTCTGTATCACTTAttgtcactgtttgtgttttttgttgtctgtttttgttacctgttttaataaatgtctaTGCTTGTGCAACACAGCTCGTTTTTACATCCTGCATCACCTCTcatgttacagaaacaccaactGCTGAGGGATGCCGTGAGCCAAGgcaaagagaaggaagggaaagAAGTGGCTTGTCCATCCCAACCCAATCTAAGTGAAGGGACCCTTCATCCTGGTGGAGGCACACTTTCTACCAATGCAGCGGGAGAACTCCGTTGAGAAGATTTGGGAGGACCCTAGTAGTTCACAATCAAATTCTGTGGAGACCTACCTGCCTTTCCTGGACTACCAGAATGACAACTCGGCAGGGGATAGCTATTGGGATAGCTACAAGGTTTATGGCATGGGCAAGGACTATGACAACCTTAGCCTCAGGTCAGATGCAGAGTCTGACCACTCACTACACCCTTTGATGAAGGGGGAGGCGGCCCTCCATGAGGATCCCACTTCCAAGCCAGAAACAGGACCAGGGTACTCCGAAAGTGACGATCCCCCAGCACATAAGGCTCTGTCCAAAGAGCGTCGCTCAAGAGCCAGCGAGTGTCCCCATGTTTCCTTTCAAGAGGTTTTGTCACTGGCTCCCAAGTCAGTAAAGGACACTCCCTTAACCAGAGCACAAGACCGCAAAGCCCCTGTGCCTGCACGTCAGCCAAAACAGGGAAGAGGGGAAGCATTGCCAGCGCACAATCCTGAGATGGCCACCTCATCCGGCGTGCACGTCGGCTCGTCTGCTCATAAAGCAGAGGTGCTGTCACCACCGAAGTTGGAGGCAATCACCTCCTCCTAGACTCCCCGGCCGTCGCCTCAACTG contains the following coding sequences:
- the LOC113568651 gene encoding extracellular calcium-sensing receptor-like encodes the protein MEPVFALLHVVMAIINFSRSNGTACNRQGKPAYPQLSKVGDIIVGGIFPFHSSWEITDLSYLVKPPPLKCMSLDFRAFQYSQSLIFAVEEINNSSSLLPGVSLGYKIYDTCGSTAVGVRMAMALMNGNDNTVLDEPCTKPAQVQAIIGDTYSSVSKAVATSIGSFSIPLISHYATCECLSDKRKYPSFLRIIPSDYHQSRALAEMVRHFGWTWVGAIRRDDDYGNSGMAAFTEVAEQLGICLEYSLPFFRTYSQRKVLRIIEQIKSSTSRVIVGFLDNLDLEILLSVFLEHNITGYQWVGTEAWIFDTELATMDKHKMLQGAIGLAIPKTKVTGLRNFILNINPLKTVGKAIFTEFWEALFNCRYTKHDDSDDLPVCTGEEKLSKIENTFTDMTLMPIFNNVYKGVYAIAHALHALLGCKETCSTKMQPDPLTFLEHLKRAHFKTKEHEEVYFDKNGDSAARYEIVNWQTIKEKQVFVTVGLYDSTFATHERLSVNMSSIVWAQNTNQVPMSVCSESCPPGTRKAVQKGKPVCCFDCIPCAEGEISNTTDSIKCEQCYQDYWTNAQRDECIKKEIEYLSYEETMGCLLTTFSITGAFMTIVIGVIFFRYKNTPIVKANNSELSFLLLFSLTLCFLCSLTFIGRPSEWSCMLRHTAFGITFVLCISCVLGKTIVVLMAFRATLPGSNVMKWFGPPQQRLSVLAFTLIQVIICILWLIISPPFPLKNLKRYKDKIILECHLGSSIGFWAVLGYIGLLALLCFVLAFLARKLPDNFNEAKFMTFSMLIFCAVWITFIPAYISSPGKLTVAVEIFAILASSFGLLFCIFFPKCYIIILKPEKNHKKLIMGKMPVK